The DNA sequence AGAGTCTATCGAGGCTAAGAGCATTATTACATACGGACATTAAAATACGTCCACGGGCAATTACAACAACAATGTTTTCCCGCTTATTTTTCTCGGATGTATTTATTCATGGAATTGGAGGAGCAAAATACGATACGATTACTGATGAAATTATCAAAGAATTTTTTGGGATAGACCCTCCAACCTTTATTACCGTTTCTGCTACCCTGTTTTTACCGTTTGATACCTTTGATTCTGATATTGGAACCGCACAACGATTGCAGAATGACCTTAGGAATATGACTTATAATCCGGAGCTATACACCTCGAAGGATATACAAAATGATACGGGATTTATGGATAAAGCCAGGGAAAAGCAAACATTACTAAAAATGGCAGATTGTACTGCAGATGAGAAAAGGCAGCGCTTTAATAAGATTAAAGAATTGAACAAGCTCATGTTGAATCAAATCCGTGCTGAATTTCATAAGAAGCAGCAAGAGTTAAGCACGGTAAGTGAGAATCTTGCGTATAACGAGGTTGTAAGATTTCGTGAATATCCGATTTATATATACCCTATGGAAGTTCTGCAGCAGTACTTTTTACCTGCTTTTTCCGAAGGGTAAAATAGAGGTACGTTACGGTGATGATAGTAATTATAGTCCCAATGATAATCAGGTCTGTTTTTATAGCAAGAACGGAATGAAGGGCTTCTTTCACATCAATTTTTACTAACAATATCCAGTTAACATCTCTGAGATTTTCAAGCGGTGTGTATGCGCTAATTACAGGGATATTACGATAATCCTTTATGATTTTTATATCGGTATTTCCACGAAAAGCGTCTTGAGTGCCTTCTGTGTCAATTTCAAGTTTGAGAATAGTATTTTGTGTAAAAAATCTTGATTTTGAGCGTATAAAATTATCATCGCCCACAATATAAATTTCACCTGTTTCACCTAATCCGTCTCTTTGGGATAAAAATACATCAATCTTGGAGTAGGGTACTTCAACAATAATAACACCCAGGAGCTTATTGGTAAGATCGAATACAGGAGCGGCTGCCATGAAGGTAAAATCTTTTGAGTCTTCACACCAGCTTAAATCAGAAAATTTAATATGATTTAATCCCTCTTTAAATACTTCTCCAATAGAAAATGAACTGTATTCTCCTGTTTTCAAGTTTGTTCCGATGTGTTCATCCTTTCTAACGCTGAATACAACATTACCATCTATATCCACAAGAAATATGTTATTGTAACCGTATTGCCTGAGAAAATGCTCCAATAGTGGGCCATAATACATATCTATCTGTCTGTAATTAGAGCTGTCAAAGCCACCATCCTTAAAGGCATTTGAGAACCGTGGTAAGCTTTGAATAACTAATGGATTTTTGGAAAGCACATTGACGTCTCCATATCTTTCATAGAAAAAATTTTGAATCTGCATCTTTTTGATTTCCCGAACGGAGACTAAATGGTTGAGAACTTCATTCCTTAGGGCAGGAACAAGGGTTTTGTATGTTAGCGGACCCATAATGATTAAAAAAACCAAAAGTGCAATGCCTGATACGATAATTATTCTATTTATAGGTTTCAATTTAATAAAGTTACATCTAAGAATTGTTTATATTCTATTAAGGGATAAGTAATACCAAAAATACATATCTTACAAATTAGATTTTGTTTGTCAAGCCTTTTCAAGTTGTGCGGGAATTCAAAATTGTAAGAGTTTAAATATTGATTATTAAGAACTTATGATGTGAAAATTCTCAAAAAGTCAATTATTGGGTAATCTGTTTTGGCCTGAATAGTATTCATGTCTCTGTATGTCTTGAACAGGGATTGTCTTTTGTCATCCTCTCACGTGTTTTTTTGTCATTCCCCTGTTTCACATTTGTCATTAAATTTAAGTAATTGATTGATACGTTTGAATAAAAAAGGCTATATCTTTCAAGTCCCCACCTAATATTTCAATAGTGAAGTGAGTAATATGATTTTTTTTGAGGATTCTGATTACCTTATCCATATCCATATCATATTCTCTGGAAAAATGTGAGTGTGTATCGCCATACGGACTTTTAAAGTTCCAATCCAAAGAGGTTTGATTCGTATTTATATGCACTCCAATTACCTGGCATTGTGTACAAATCTCTTCAAGACCTCTATAGAAATCAAATTTATTGAGAAGAGAAGATGCCCATAAATGACCGGTATCGAGCCAAACTGGACAATTGAGGTATATAAGATGTGCTGGCGTCTGATTTCCATTGCCAATACCAGGAAAATCATTTTCTATACAGAGGGTGTATGATGGGTATTTCTCTCTCAGCCGTTCCATGTTTATTTTCACGGTATTTTGATAATTTCTGAACTCTTCTGTTTCTAAAAACTTTGGGTCCATGACCCGTGTATCATTGAGCCGATATTTGCTATCTATGGCATCGCGTAATACCTTTCCATAGTTGTGTGGATCATTTTTAATAGGGTTTTGGGTCATAAAGAAACCGTGAAATAATGCGGTTTTCGTCTGGAGTGATTGCATAACGCATGCGGTATTTTGGAATCCTGCAAGAATACTATCGAAATCATTATGAGCAAGATTGATGAAATGATTTGAGAATACCGGGGCGTGAACAGTAAATGCAACATCGAGGTCTTTAATGGTATCGTATACATCTTTTGTTATCGAATTATGTAATTGTATGCCAAAGGTAAAACCGTGGGATTCAATTACATTGCGGCATCGTTTTATCTTTGCAAGTATATCTCCATGATAAAAACACATCGTGCTTAGCTCAATTTTTACCCACATTGAATTTATATAATCCTTATAGTTATGAATAGTTGACTCATAGCTTTGATGCTTGAATTTTGATGAAAATATTATGTATAAAAAATGGGAAAGTCAAGAATTTATTACATAGATAGTTAAGGAAGAGCCATTGTTCCAAGTCATATACTAACCCTTTACTGTGTTATTTGCGATCACGCTTATGAGAAGAACTTCTCTTTTGGTAAGAGAATCCAGCTTGTTTGTATAACATAAAAATTGGAAAATAGAACTGTATGTTATTACATACCAGGAAAGCAAAAGTGTATGTTGTTTGGTACGGAACTGTATGTTTTTCAAGACATACGAAGTGGGGTATAAGGGGTATTTTTAAAGCTATTTGTGATAATTGCGATTATAACTGTATGAATAACATACAAAAATAATGATTAAGAATTTTCTTTTATAAAAGAGAAAAACAACATTAATAAATGAAATACACGCATTGTAATAAGTTATATTTTAAATGGTTATGCACAACCTTTCTCAGGATTTTCATAGAAATAATTTTTTGGCAAACACATTGCTAATTATAGCAGTGCCATGCGGACCTAAAATTAATTCTTTATAAGTTCTTGTACCTATTTGACGAAAGGAGAAAATAAAAAATATCTTTCATTCGTTGCTTATGCATCTTGCATAAGGTTTGTAATATAATAATTTAAGAAGGAGGGGAAATGAGAAAGTTGAAGGGTAAATTATGTAAATTTCTTTTCTGTAAACTAGTAGTCCTGTGTTGCTTGTCAGGTGCTTCATATGCCGGTACAATCCATGTGCCAGAGGATTACTCCACGATTAAGGCTGCGGTAAGTAATGCATCGTCCGGTGATGTTATCATTATTGCTCCCGGAACCTACCGTGAAAATGGTATCGATATCAATAAAAAGCTTACCATTACTTCTCAGTATTATACAACAAAAGATACCAAGTATATAAATCAAACCGTTATCGATGGAGGTAGGTCTACGGTATTTGAAACCGTCAACGGTAAGGGAGTAAATGTAGAGATTAGCGGTCTGAAATTTACCAATGCCTCTAAGCCAATCATTGTAAACGATTTAGTCACCATAAAAAATAATATCTTTAGTGATAATGGAGGTGATGCCATTAGTTTTGAATCGGACGGCTACGGCTATGTTGGCTATAACACGATTGAAAACACGAGTGACGATGGGATTGATGTTGACGGAAGGAAGGGTTACTACACCATCGAACACAATATGATCCTAAATAATGAGGATGATGGCATAGAAATCCGTTTGTACAAGTTGTACGATTATTCCGGTCCGACGATAAAATACACCATTAATAACAATATCTTCTCGGGAAATGGTGAGGATGGCATTCAATTAATTGATTATTCTGATGTATCGGATAGGGTGTTTTCTATCTTCAATAATGTCATTGTAAACAATGCTATGGCTGGTGTAGGGTGCATGCCCGATGGAAATACCCGGGAGAATTACGGCGGATCATACATGAAGGAGAGGGTATATCTTTACCATAATACTATTGCAGGCAATGTAGTAGGTGTTACCGGTACAGATAACATGATTGCCCTGAACAACATTATAGCAAATAATAAGAATGTGGGAATAAAAAGGGCTAAGACGGATTCCGTTGTAGGGTATAGTATTTTTTATAACAATGGGGAGCATATAAAAGACTGTATTACCGCTGACGGTATCCGGAGAATGTTAATCCGAAGTATGATTCCAATTACCATCTTTTGGATGGAAGTCCCTGCATAGATAAAGGGACGGCGTATTTTGTATGGCATTCTGATGTTGTTTTAAATATACCATCATCCTCCTATAAGGGATCATCGCCCGATCTGGGAGCGAAGGAATCGGGAAGTTCAACCGAGCCTCCGAAGAATCAGGCGCCAACAGTAAATGCCGGGAGTCTTGAGGTAATTTACGATCCTACTGATCATCTTACTCTTGGTGGACAGGTGAGCGATGATGGATTGCCGGATGGTACCTTAGAGACTCTGTGGAGTATGGTAAGTGGTCCAGGCACAGTGACCTTTTCTGATCCGAGGGATACAGATGCCACAGCCACCTTCTCCAAGCAAGGTACGTATAAATTAAAGCTAACAGCAAATGATGGTGAGTTAGAGGCAAGTGATACGATAACGGTCAGGTATGTAGAAGATGGTGATGGGGATACGGTTACGATTACAGCGCCGAATACGGTACCATTTGAAACAGAAAAGTATGCATGGCTTGTAGGAACGGCAAAGAAGGTAAGTGACGCAGATGCATCGGGTGGTACAGCGATTACTGCACCGGAGGGAATGGGAGCTTGGGCGTATGCAGAATACTCCCTCATAGTTACCGAGGAGAATTATCCATATTATGTTTGGATTCGTGCGAAGGGAAGTGATGATAGCGGCAATTCCCTGTCTGTCTCCTTTAATGGTGATTCTAAAATAACGGTACCTACTTCTTCCAATGGAACTTATTCCTGGGTTAAATTGCCAAAGAGCCTTTCTACTCCGCCGGGAAACTACCCCTTTGTTATCGGGGCAGCCGAAGATGGTGTGACATGGGATAAAGTAATCATCACTACGGATCCTTCTTATAATCCCACAGATACAACGGATAAGGATGATGGTGATGTGAAAGAAATACATGTCGCTATAGAGCGAGGGAACGATGACGTGGAAGAAAGAGATACCAGTGAAGATATGATAATGAATAGTACAGATCTGGAACTGGTTAAGGATAGCGATAAGGCACAAAGAATTGGGTTGAGGTTTACCTCTCTGGACATTCCGTCAGGAGCAGTAATTACGAAAGCCTATATCCAATTTACAACTGATCGGCCAACCTCAGATGCGACGAGTCTTACCATAAATGGTGAGGCCTCAGGCGATGCCGACCCTTTTGTTACCGATAATGGTAATGTCTCTTCCCGGAAGAAAACGGCAGCCCATGTTACCTGGAATCCTCCCGCCTGGGATACCGAAGGAGAATCAGGGCAAGATCAGCAAACACCAGACCTTACTTCCATCGTTCAGGAAATAGTAAATCGGTCCGGCTGGTCTGAAAACAATGCAATGGCATTCATTATTACAGGCACAGGATGGAGAGTGGCAGAGTCTTTCGAAGGTGCAGCAAACCATGGTGATGTTAGTAAAGCTCCCACATTATATGTCGAATACCAGGGCTCTACTACGGAGGATAGTGCTGATGTTGATGTCCTTGTATCAGACTATAAGGATGATGTTGAAGAAATGGAAGATGGTACCATATACTCTAATAGCAGTGACCTCGAACTGGTAGAGGCTGCTACGAATCAAGCTGTTGGACTGAGATTTCATTCTATCGGCATTCCACCAGGATCTGTGATTACCAAAGCCTACATACAGTTTACGGTTGATGAAATAACCTCAGATGCGGCGAGTCTTACCTTAAATGGTGAGGCCTCAGGCGATGCCGATCCTTTTGTTATCGATAATGGTAATGTCTCTTCCCGGAAGAAAACGGCAGCCCGTGTTACCTGGAATCCTCCTGCATGGAATACCAAAGGAGAATCAGGGCAAGATCAGCAAACACCGGACATTACTTCCATCGTTCAGGAAATAGTAAATCGACCTGGCTGGTCTGAAAATAATGCAATGGCATTCATTATTACAGGTACAGGAAAGAGAGTGGCTGTATCTTATGAATGTGCCAGGAAAACTGATAGTCCTGAGAAAGCTCCTAAATTGCATATTAAGTACGAGAAAAAGTAAGTTCTTTTTCCAGAGTTATAGTTCTGTGGAAAATGTAGGGGACAGGCTGGCCTCATCTTTTTAAGATGAGGCTGGTCTGTTTTTATGATTAGAAGGGGCTTGTGAATAAAATAATCAATACATAATTTAGTTGGTAGTTTATCGGTTTTCAAAAAGCTTTATCATTTTTCTTGAAAAAGATATCATTTTTTGTATAATTTACCGAACCTGTATAAATAAGTTTTAAATTTACAGCACTTCTGATAGCAAATAGGGTAAATTTTGCAGGAATTGGTGTACAAAATAGACAGGGCTTTAAGAGTGATATTTTTTATTTAAGCCTATTGTATAATGTTTTTGATAAGCGAGTTATGCGCCAGTAGCTCAGCTGGATAGAGCATCGGATTTCTAATCCGGCGGTCGAGGGTTCAAATCCTTCCTGGCGCGTTGTTTATTACATAAATATTAAGTTTTTTTCCTTACAGAGTGTGGTGAGCGTAGCTCAGATGGTTAGAGCATTAGACTGTGGCTCTAAGGGTCGCGGGTTCGAATCCCGTCGCTCACCCCATTACATACTGATATCAGTCAGGTTTTCTTTGCTGCTTCTCTGGCATTACATTTACAAGCAAGATAGTTCATAACAAATAGCTTGTATTTGTCATATCTTGCTGCACGGACATCGACATGTTTCAGATGTTGATGAGTATTTTTTCATTTGTAACCATTTCCAGAGATTCTTTTTACCATATTTATCACAGTCAAGAAACTTAACCACCACCGTATCCCTAGTACTGTCGGACGAAAGGAAGGGGAAGAGATAGGCCAACCTAAACTATATAGATCCAGTTCCTTACTCTATCCAGAATTCCCATTATCATTAGTCGGTAATAAGCTCTCAGTTTTATTATTAATTGCGTTAAGATTGCTTTCCACAATTTTTCTTGATGTATTTGCGTAACAATATATACACAAATGGTTACAAGTGTTATGTAAAGTATGAATGTTAAAATTTGAGGAGTAATAATAGAGGAGTAATAATAAATGAAGGTGTTTGATAGGATTGAGATTAATCCACGAGTATGTAATGGTAAGCCAGTAATTAAAGGCACCAGGATACCTATATCAGTAATTCTTGAACTGATAGCAGAGGATAAGTCATGGCAAGAAATACTCGATGGTTATCCTGAGTTGACGAAAGGCGATATCCATGCAGCTTTGTATTATGCAAAGGTATCACTTGATCATAGTGAATTAGAAGAAATCAATGTCTAAGCCGTTAAAATTATACTTAGACCAAATGTTTCATGTGAATGTTGCCCAAGCTTTGCGTGAACAAGGATATGATGTATTGCGTGCTTCTGAAACGGGCCAGGCAAGAGCGGACGACTATCAGATTTTAGAAAAGGCAATATCCGAAAATCGTATATTAATTACCCTTGATGAGCATTTTGGAGATTGGGTGGTATTACCACTCAGTAGCCATCCAGGGGTTATTCGAATTAAGGTGAATCCAACCACTTCCGGAAAAGTTATTAAATTTCTTTTGCATTTCTTACACAAGAATCATACATCAGAACAATTTAAAGATCATTTAGTTATACTATCAGAAAAATATGCAAAGTGGATTCTGACCGCATAAAGCATACCTAATTTAGGGAAAAATCATGAAACCATTTCATACCATTACTATCCCATATAAGGTTGGGTTGAGGAACAAAACCCAACGGGTATTCTGGCTCCTGTCTCCTGAATTCTGTATTTTGCCTTCCCTTGATAAAGAAGTATGTGTAAAACTTATGGTTATAATATTCAAGGGATGAAACCGAACAGTATTTTAGATAGGGTGGCACGGACAAACTTGTTTGTCCGTGATGGTGTA is a window from the Candidatus Jettenia sp. genome containing:
- a CDS encoding cache domain-containing protein, with product MQIQNFFYERYGDVNVLSKNPLVIQSLPRFSNAFKDGGFDSSNYRQIDMYYGPLLEHFLRQYGYNNIFLVDIDGNVVFSVRKDEHIGTNLKTGEYSSFSIGEVFKEGLNHIKFSDLSWCEDSKDFTFMAAAPVFDLTNKLLGVIIVEVPYSKIDVFLSQRDGLGETGEIYIVGDDNFIRSKSRFFTQNTILKLEIDTEGTQDAFRGNTDIKIIKDYRNIPVISAYTPLENLRDVNWILLVKIDVKEALHSVLAIKTDLIIIGTIITIITVTYLYFTLRKKQVKSTAAELP
- a CDS encoding right-handed parallel beta-helix repeat-containing protein → MRKLKGKLCKFLFCKLVVLCCLSGASYAGTIHVPEDYSTIKAAVSNASSGDVIIIAPGTYRENGIDINKKLTITSQYYTTKDTKYINQTVIDGGRSTVFETVNGKGVNVEISGLKFTNASKPIIVNDLVTIKNNIFSDNGGDAISFESDGYGYVGYNTIENTSDDGIDVDGRKGYYTIEHNMILNNEDDGIEIRLYKLYDYSGPTIKYTINNNIFSGNGEDGIQLIDYSDVSDRVFSIFNNVIVNNAMAGVGCMPDGNTRENYGGSYMKERVYLYHNTIAGNVVGVTGTDNMIALNNIIANNKNVGIKRAKTDSVVGYSIFYNNGEHIKDCITADGIRRMLIRSMIPITIFWMEVPA
- a CDS encoding DUF433 domain-containing protein, encoding MKVFDRIEINPRVCNGKPVIKGTRIPISVILELIAEDKSWQEILDGYPELTKGDIHAALYYAKVSLDHSELEEINV
- a CDS encoding DUF5615 family PIN-like protein; translation: MSKPLKLYLDQMFHVNVAQALREQGYDVLRASETGQARADDYQILEKAISENRILITLDEHFGDWVVLPLSSHPGVIRIKVNPTTSGKVIKFLLHFLHKNHTSEQFKDHLVILSEKYAKWILTA